In a genomic window of Rhododendron vialii isolate Sample 1 chromosome 12a, ASM3025357v1:
- the LOC131309922 gene encoding cell division topological specificity factor homolog, chloroplastic, which produces MAISGDLRVCATLGSYPTHPLRSALAPSKVDFSGFLRGASGVSDITPKCSHVVLDSHSMRCNSKRPFGITGEYKLSPNSVSPETESFLLNVVSMSFFERLNLAWKIMFPTPTSRRKSNANVAKQRLKMILFSDRCAVSEEAKQKIVSNIVNVLSDFVEIESQDKVQLSVSTESDVGTIYSVSVPVRRVKPEYQGDDEIGSITNIEYKDSGETSGSVDVKFDFYVPD; this is translated from the exons ATGGCGATTTCAGGAGATCTGAGGGTGTGCGCAACATTGGGCTCTTACCCTACGCACCCTCTTCGAAGCGCTTTGGCCCCTTCAAAG GTAGACTTTTCTGGTTTCCTTCGTGGAGCATCCGGTGTCTCtgatatcacaccaaaatgttcCCATGTGGTACTTGATAGCCATAGCATGCGCTGTAATTCTAAACGACCTTTTGGGATCACTGGCGAGTATAAGCTGTCCCCCAATTCCGTTAGCCCAGAAACGGAAAGCTTTCTCCTTAATGTCGTAAGCATGAGTTTCTTTGAACGCTTAAACTTGGCCTGGAAAATAATGTTCCCAACACCAACATCTAGAAGGAAGTCTAATGCAAATGTTGCCAAGCAACGATTGAAGATGATTCTCTTCTCTGACCGGTGTGCAGTTAGTGAGGAAGCAAAGCAGAAGATAGTGAGCAACATTGTGAATGTTCTATCAGATTTTGTGGAGATAGAGTCACAAGATAAAGTTCAGCTTAGTGTCTCTACTGAATCAGACGTTGGAACTATTTATTCTGTCTCAGTTCCCGTCCGGCGGGTAAAACCAGAGTATCAAGGTGATGATGAGATTGGATCCATAACGAATATAGAGTACAAAGATAGTGGTGAAACGTCTGGTTCTGTTGATGTCAAGTTTGATTTCTATGTTCCGGATTAA